Sequence from the Actinomyces slackii genome:
GCCCACGGGGCGCCCCAGCAGCATGGCGGTGACCGCCACGGCCCCCGCCAAGGAGGGCGCCCAGGGGCCCGTCACATGGTCGAGCGCCGGAGCCAGGGCCACGAGCGGAAGGAAGATGTGGAGCGCGTCCACCCAGTTCCCCACGACCCCTGCGCCCAGGGCGGCCCGCCCCTGGGCACTCAGGGTCTCGGCCCGCTCGGCATCACGCATGTCTGAACCGGTGCTCACGGCGCTCATGCCTGGACCTCAACGGCACTGGGAGCGTCGATGGCCCGCCGGAGACGGTGGGCGTGGTCGATGGGGCCGTTGCCCCGTCCGACCTTCAGCGCCTCACCATGGGCGACGGCCTCGTGCAGCCACGCGGTGACCCACGCGAGCGCCGCTTCCGGCTCCTGGCCTGCGGCGAGCCGGGTGGCCAGGGCGGAGGCGAGGGAGCAGCCGGTGCCGTGCGTGGCGGTGGTCCGTACTCGAGGGGCGGCCGAGCGGGCAAGGACGCCTCCGGGGCCCACGAGGATGTTGGCCACGTCCTGACCGTCCAGGTGTCCCGTCTTGACCACCACCTGGGTGCCGGTGCGCGTGGACCAGCGCATGGCCTGCTCGACGGCCTCACCCTCGCTGCGGGCCAGGGGCTCGCCGGTGAGAGCAGCCAGCTCGGGGATATTAGGGGTCACGATCGCCCGGCGCCGGCACAGGCGGCGCAGGGCGGCCTCAGCATCCGGTGCGAGGAGCCGGTCGCCGCTGGTCGACACCATGACGGGGTCGATGATCAGGATGGCAGGCGCCTGCTCGTCCAACCAGCGAGCCACGGTGGTGATGATGTCCCTCGTGCCGAGCATGCCGAGTTTAACGGCATCGATGGTGACGTCCTCGCTGACGGCGCGCAACTGCCCCTCAAGAAATGCGACCGGAGGCACGTGCACGGCGCGGAGCCCTGTCGTGTTCTGCGCCACGAGGCAGGTGACCGCATTCATCGCATAGCCACCGGCAGCGGTGATGGCCTTGCAGTCGGCGCTCGTTCCCGCACCCCCCGTGGGGTCGGTCCCAGCTACTGCGAGAACGCGGGGAACGGATTGGGCATGCACAGATGACGGCATGTGGACATCCCTTCGCTAGTACGAACTAGATCAGGTTCCACGGGTGTGATCTCAGCGCCGGTCGGCGCACCCCGTGTCCACGGCCCAACGTAGACCACATCATGCGCGCGCGCCACCACCCCACTCGTCCCAGCCGCTGAGGTGAGTGAGGCGGCGGGATGCTGGGTCGCGCACTCGCTTGCGCACCGCCTACAGGAGCCGGAGCTCCTCCAGGGTCTTCCGCAGAGCGGCGACCTCCTCGGCCTGCGCGCGCACCAGGGGCAGGCGCAGGTCGGCATGGGGCAGGCGGCCCTGGAGGAGGAGGGCCTCCTTGGCCATGACGGCCCCCTGTCCCCCGCCCATCATGGCCTTGACCAGGGGTCGCATGCGCTGAGCCACGGCGCGGGCGCCGGGCAGGTCGCCGGCGTCGACCTCCTCGATCATGGTGCGCCAGGAGTGGGCGTCGGCGTGGGCCACCACGGAGACGACGCCGGAGGCGCCGTGGGCCAGCCAGGCGAAGTTCAGGCCGTCGTCGCCGGAGTAGAACTCCAGGCCGGTGGCCTCCATGCGGGCGAAGCCCTGCTCGACGTCGCCGGTGGCGTCCTTGACGGCCTTGACCCGGGGGTGCTCGGCCAGGCGGGCCAGGGTCTCATCGGTGATGCGCACCCCGGTGCGACCGGGGATGTCGTAGATCATGACCGGCAGGTCGGTGGCCTCGACGACCGCCATGATGTGCTGGTAGACGCCCTCCTGACTGGGGCGGTTGTAGTAGGGGGCGTTGATGAGCAGGCCCTGGGCTCCGGCCTCCTGTGAGCCCACACCGTTGCGCACCGCGTGGGCGGTGTCGTTGGAGCCGGCCCCGGCCACGATCATGGCCCGTCCGGCCAGGGCGTCCTTGACCTCGCGGATGAGGGCCTGCTTCTCGGGCAGGTGGGTGGTGGGGGCCTCGCCGGTGGTGCCGGACAGCAGGATCATGTCCGCGCCGTCCTCGACAAGGCTGAGGGCCAGCGCCTGGGCTGCGGGGATGTCCAGCTCGCCCTGCGGGGTGAAGGGCGTGACCATGGCGACGCCGACGGAACCGAAGCTGCGGGAGGGGGCGGTGCTCATGGGCACAGCCTAGCGCCGTGGTAGGCGCTGCACTGAGGATTGCCCACCGGGCGGGGCCAGATGGCTGCGGTAGCGATCGCTTAGGCTCGGGCCATGACCTCTCGATCAGAGTCCTGGGAGCAGGAGCCCTCGGTGTTCACCGCCAGTCCGATCGCCGGCCTGGATGCGCGCGCCGGGGGCCTGGATGCGCGCGCCGGGGGCCTGGATGAGCGCGTGGGGGCCTCGGGCGGGCCGGGCCGCGAGGATGCGCAGGCCGGATTCGTGCGCCCCGCGCGGGCCGAGGACCTGCCCGCGATGGGCCGGGTCCACGCGGCCACGATGCTGGCCTCCCTGGAGGCGGCCCATGACTCGGCCCACGGCGCCGCCCTGCCCCAGGGCGTGCGCGACATGATCGCCGCCCCGGTGATCACGGCCGGCTGGCAGGAGGCGGTGACCGCCCCGCCCTCACCGGCCCATCATGTGCTGGTGTCCACGCAGGGCGACGAGGTGGTGGGGCTGCTGGGCCTGGCCCCCACGCGGGCGCGCAGCGAAGCAGAGGAGGCCGAGGGCGCAGAGGGCGCCGATGCGGCCCTGGCGGCGGAGGTCACCGCCCTGGGGGTGGATCCGGCCCATCAGGCCCGGGGCCACGGCTCGCGCCTGCTGGCGGCCGCGGTGGACCTGGCCCGTCAGGATGGCGCCCAGGCACTGGTGGTCTGGGCCGTGCGCGGGGATGAGTCCCTGACCAGCCTGCTGCGCGCGGTGGGGATGGCGCCCACAGGGGCCCGCCGCGACCTCCCCGTGGGCCAGGGCATCACGGAGGAGTGCTGGGCCGCCGCCATCTGAGCGGTGCGGCTCAGTCCAGCGCGACGTACCGGATCTCGAGGAAGTCGGCCAGCCACCGCACGATCTGCGTGACAGCGCGCTGATCCAGGGCGCCCGCCCGAGATCACGACGGCTGGGCGGCGGCCCACCTGCTCACGCCCCACCCCACGTGCGAAGTCGACCCAGACGACCTCGCCGCGAAGGAAGGAGATCTCCTGAGGCGGCAGGCCGCCCATCACGCCCTGCTCATCCCTCGACATAGTAGGTGGGGAGGTTGAGCCACTCGCGGCTCTCCGCCTCGTAACTGGCTCGCTGCTCCTGGGTCATGGAGTGGATCGCCCCTCGCAGCGATTCCATGCGCTCAGCGCGGGCCGCCTCGCGCAGGAGATCGTTGATGGCGTCATCCATCGTGCCTCCACGACGCTGCGCGTGCGCGCGCAGGAGATCTCGCGTCTCGCGGCTCACTTTGATGGTCGTCGAAGTCATACCGCCAGTATGCCGCCATGGTGCTCTTGTTCCCCGACCCGCCTGCCCGCAGGAGCGCGGGGAGTGGCGGGAGATGAAGCACCACTGCCCCGACCCGTGGGCCTCGGCTGCTTTAGATGTACTGACCGGAGACGTTGATCGGGGTGGTCAGCTGCGGTCGATGCCGACGCTGGTGGCGGTGGGTGGGGGTGTGCCGATCTGAGCCACTGTGTGGCCCGCGCACGGTTGGCGAGTGACGCTCGCTCGGCGGATCCTGCTGACCGAGAACCAGCGCACGGCATCGCGCAGGCGGCACCAACCGACGAGGTACCACGTGCCGTTGGTGTTGGCGAACACGATCGGCTCGACATCCCGTCGACTGCTCGCACCGCCGGCGGCGACGTAGTCGATGCGCAGCACGCGCTGCTCGGTCATGGCCTGTTCACAGGCAGAGCGAATGACCCTCGAGGAACTGGACGCAGGGTTGACCCACACCCGCGAGGCGAGCTGATCGACCCGCGCTCGGGTGCTCGGATCGAGGACATCCATGATCTTTCCGACCGCGGAAGCGGCGAGATCCGAGTAGGGCGCATCGGGGGCCGCGGCAACGGCGGCCAGGAGCGAGAGAGCCTGAGCGTCCGTGAGGGTCACCGGCGGCAGCGCTCCCCTGCGAAGAAGTCCGTACCCACCGCCGGGGCCCGGCCTCGACCAGAGCGGCAGCCCGGATGCCTCAAGCGCGGCCAGGTCTCTCTTGATCGTGCGGACCGAAACCTCGAACTCGCTCGCCAACTGCTCGGCGGTCCGTCCACGATCTCCCGACCGGCGCAGTGACTCGGTCAGCGCGTGGAGCCATTCCGCTCGTCTCACCGCCCGAGTCCCGTCACATTCATGCCACAAATAGTGACACACCGTTGACCGCGAGCAGTACCACACTGTCCACATGACCTCGACATCGCCCGCGGCGCGCCAGCCGCACATCGTCCTCATCCCCGGCTACTGGCTCGGCGCCTGGGCCTGGAACGAGGTGATCGAGAAGCTGACCTCCGCAGGGGTCCTGGCCACAGCCCTGACCCTGCCCGGCTTGGACCCGCAGGACCCGCAGCGCACGGCACGAACGCTCGACGACCAGGCCGAGGCCATCGCCGAGGTGCTTGATGAGTTGGGCGGCGACGCCGTCCTGGTGGCGCACAGTGGCGCGAATGGGCCCGTGAGCCTGGCCCTGGACAGGCACCCGGAGCTGATCCGCCGCGTGATCTGGGTCGACTCCGGCCCAATGGCCAACGGCGGCGCCTACGCGCCCGACCTTCCGATGGCAGTCTCCGAACTGCCGCTGCCAGACTTCGACAGCCTGGGTCAGGAAGCCAGTCTCGACGGTCTCACCGACCTACAACTCGCCCGCTTCCGCTCCAAGGCCGTGCCCGAACCGGCCGGAGTCGCTCGCAGAACCGTCGAGCTGACCAATGCTGCACGCCACGACGTGGCCACCACCCTGATCTGCTGCTCCCTGCCCAGTGCCCAGATCCTCGCACTGGCCGAGCAAGGACACCCCATGTTCAGCGCCGTGGCCCAGCTCACCCACATGGACATGGTCGACCTGCCCACCGGCCACTGGCCCATGTGGAGTCGCCCACAGGAGCTCGCCGACGCCATTCGCACCGCAGCCAACTCGACCAATTGACCTCACGCCTCATGGTCCAGGAAGGGTGGCCTCATTGAACAACGTCCCCGACCAGGACAACTAGAGGTCGAGGAGGGCCTCCAGGCCGATGGTCAGGCCCTGACGACTGCCAACCTCTCGCACGGCCAGGACGACGCCGGGCATGAAGGAGGCGCGGTCGAAGGAGTCGGTGCGGATGGTCAGCTGCTCCCCCGGGTTGCCCAGGACGATCTCCTCGTGAGCGGTCAGGCCCCGCAGGCGCACGGCGTGGACGTGGATGCCCTCGATGACGGCGCCCCGGGCACCGTGGGGGTCCTGCTCGGTGGCATCCGGGCTGGGGCCCAGGCCGGCCTGTTCGCGGGCGGCCGCCATGGCGGTGGCGGTGGCCACGGCAGTGCCCGAGGGGGCGTCGACCTTGCCCGGGTGGTGGAGCTCGATGACCTCGGCCGACTCGAAGTACCGGGCGGCCTTGGCCGCGAATCCCATGGCCAGGACCGCGGACAGGGCGAAGTTGGGGGCGATGAGGACGCTGCGGCCGCTGGCCTCTGGGCGCTCGAGGTGCTCGCGGATGCGGTCATAGGACTCCGAGGTCCAGCCGGTGGTTCCCACGACGACGTCGAGGCCGGCATCGATGAGGGCGTGGACATTGGCCTCGGTGACATCGGGGACGGTGAAGTCGACGGCCACCTGGGCCCCGCCCAGGTGCTCGGCATCAAGGGCATCGCCCACATCCAGGCGGGCGACGAGCTCGAGCCCCTCAGCATCCTCGACCGCCTGGCAGACGGTCGACCCCATGCGCCCGGCGGCGCCCACAACAGCAACGCGAATGGTCATGCCGGCAGTCTACGCAGCATCCCGCGAGCCGCGGCCGGGCCGTGTGCCCACCGTGAACATCGTTGAGACTCGCCCAGCAGTCTCTCCCCGCCCGACAGCGCGGGTTGGTGAGGCTGCGCCATCTACCACTGCGGCACCCCATCGTGCGTGGCCACTGGCTCCACCAGCTCAGGCCGCGTGGTCGTGCGCCGACTCACACCTTGTTCTTGCGGACAGACGTCCTCTCGACACCATCTATGCACTATCCTGAGTAAAGTGCAAACTTTGCACTATCTGGCGTGAAGTGTATTTCAATGGATGGGGAGGGCCGCATGACACCGACCATGAGCGCACGCGAGCGCATCCGCTGGCTGGAACAGTTGGCAATCCAGGAGGCAGCCCTGGACCTGACGCTGACCAAGGGCTACGCCCACTTCACGATGGACGAGCTCGCCAAGGCCACCGGCATGCCGCGGCGCACCCTGTTCCAGCGCGTCGGCGACAAGATGTCGGCTGTCCTCGGCGTCGAGGAGACGCCCCACATCGACCATCTGCCGCCGATGGACCCGGCGCTGCCTCCCCTCGCCGCCTGCACCGACCTCGCCGTGCAGCTCATCGACCGGATAGAGGTGGATGAATCAGTCGTCGCGATCCACGCCAAGAGGCGCCAGGCCATCGCGCAGGAGCCCCGTCTCGCGGAGGAGATGATCCAGCGCACAACCCGCAACATGGCCGCGCTCGGTGAGATCCAGCGCGTACAGCGCGGTTGGAGCGCTGACGACCCACGTCCGCAGGTGCTCGCGCGCGTCCTCGGCGTACTGGTCGAGCAGGCGGTCACCAACGTACTCGCCGCCCGCGACCAGGGCACCGCCCTCGATCTCGGCGATGAGTTACGACGCCTCGCCGACGCCCTCAAGTCCCTGGTCTGAGCTGATACCAGGACTGGGAGCAGCCGAATGCGCGCCAGCGCCACACCCGCCCCTGCTGCACCGGGCGCTGACCGACTCGCCACGGCCTGAAAGAAACTCGAGACCCTATGGCGTCGACCGATCCCGCGCACCACACGCCAAAGACCGCCCGCCCAAGACGGAAGCGCCGCATCGTGCTTTCGATCATCGCTGCACTCGTGACGATCCCCGTTCTGTTCACGGGCATCTCGACTTTCCACACGCAGTGGATGATCGGGCTGTTCCAGTCGGCCTTCGGGGTGGTTGCCGACTCCACCATGGCGCCACGTGATCCGCAGTTGGAGGGTGTCCAACCCGGCGGGCAATACCGCGTCTCCAACATCCAGTACGGCACCGAGTACCCCAACAGCTATTTCGACATCGTCTACCCCGACGCCAACCGTGCGAAGGAGCGCCCGACGCTGGTCTACGTGCACGGCGGTGGTTTCTTCTTCGGAACCAAGCAGTCCGGTGACCCGCTGTCCGGCGCGAAGTCGAACGCCATCTTCCAGGCGCTCACTGACAAGGGCTGGAACATCGTCACGATGGATTACGCACTGGTGCCCGGCCACCACTACCCGACGCCGCTGCGACAGATGGACCAGTTCCTCGCCTTCCTCACGGCCCACGCCGACGAGTACGGCCTGCAGATGGACAACGTCGATTTCTTCGGCCAGTCGGCCGGGGCTATTATGATCAGCCAGTACTTCACCGCCGCCACGAGCTCCGAGTTCGCGAAGCTGGCCGACGTCCACCCCACCTTCGACGTGACGCGCGTCGACACTCTCGCCATCGACGACGGTCCGCTCATCTACTCCGACATGAACCTGTACACGAAATTCATGGTCGGCAACTACATCGGCGGCACCACCTATCTGTCGGTCGAGCAGCAGAAGTCGTACAACCCTATCCCCTACGTGAACGAACGCTTCCCACGCTCTTTCGTCATCGGCAGCGACTCCTACGGCGATGACATGGTCACGCTCACCGACCAGCTCACCGCGCACGGCGTGGCGAACAAACTCGTCTGGCCCAGACTCGAGGACGGGACGAAGACCGGGCACACCTTCGTGACCCAGATGGACAAGCTTCCCGTCGCCAAGCGCACCTTCGATCAGATGGTCGACTACCTCGACCACTGACCGACTTCCCCTGGAACGGCCCGCCTCGACCATCACAAAAGGACACCATGACCAGCCACACCGCGCAGTCACCCAACGCCAGCGCCACCGGCGCCGACTGCCCCGCTCGACGACGTGGGAGTGCCGCCCTTGCCGTCACCTCGCTCGTCGTCGCCGCACCGCTGGCGATCCTGGCCGTTGGCGCCATTTTTCCACGCATTCCGGTCCTCGGGGTGCTCGGCTCGTTCACCATCCCGACGGTGGCGCCGTGGGCCTTCGTCCTGGCGCTGGTGGGTATCCTCCTCGCGGCGCTGGCCCTGCGCGCAGGGCGCCGCCGCCTCACCCGTGTCGCGGCAGCCATGAGCGCGCTGGCCTTGCTGGGCACGGGGACCGTGTTCGGCACCCACGTGGTGCTCGCCCATCGCGCCGGGGTCCCCCTCGGGCCGCAGATGTTCTCGATGCAACTCGCCTCCGACGGCCACCCCGACGAGTCCCTGACCTACCTCACCGACCCGACCGGCGCCGCACTGCGCATGGACGTCTACAAGCCCGCCGCTACGGCGGGCAAGGGCGCACCGGTCATGGTCTACGTGCACGGCGGCGGCTGGAACTCCGGCGAGCCCGACGAGACCGCTGCCACGCTTCGCTGGTTCGCCGACCAGGGGTACCTTGTGCTGGCTCCGCAGTACACGCTGGCCAGCGCACAGTTTCCGACGTGGAACATCGCCATGCCACAGGTCGGCTGTGCCCTGATCTGGGCGGGTGAGCACGCCACGAGCCTCGGTGGCGACTCCTCCCGGCTGGCCGTTTTCGGTGGCTCCGCCGGCGGGAACCTGGCCCTGACGACCACCTATGCTGCCGCAGCCGGCACGCTCACCCCCGCCTGCGAGGGCACCGTTCCCAAGGTTTCCGCCGTCGCCGCCGGCGTACCGGCCGTCGACCCCGCCTACGTGTACGACACCCGGGATCCGCTCATGAAGGGCTACACCCAGCAGCTCGTACGCGACTTCCTGGGTGGTACGCCGGACGAGCATCCCGACCGACTGACCGCTGTCCAGGTGCGCACCTACCTGACGCCGAAAGCGCCGCCAACCTTCTTCGGCGCCAGCGTCGGCGACCACATCGTTCCCGTCGAAGGCACCAGCCGCTTCGAGCAGGAGGCGCGGGACGCGGGCGTCGACATCACCGCCCACTACATCCCGTTCAGCGACCACCTCACCCCGGTGCTCAACCACGGTCTGACCGGAGAGACGCTGCGACTCCAGATCCGCGACTTCTTCCGCGAGCACGGGGTCTGACTCAGTATCAGGCCGCGCCCTCAGTCGTCCTCCGGACCCACGAGGACCCGGGCGCGCTCCTGGGACACGAGCCAGGAGGCAAGGGCGCGCACATCCTCAGCGGTGACCTCCTGGAGCAGGCGCAGGTTCTCCCCCATGGAGCGCAGGCGCCCCGTGGTGACCTCGGCGCGCCCCAGGCGACCCATGCGGGCCAGGCTGTCCTCCCCGCCCAGCACCAGGGAGCCGCGGATCTGGCCACGGGCCCGGGCCATCTCGTGCTCGGAGGGACCATGCTCCGCGAGCTTCTCGAACTCCCCGATCATGACGGCGCACACCTCCTCGACATGGTGCGGCGCGCAGCCCGCGTACAGCCCGAAGGCGCCCGCCCCCGCATAGGAGGTGTCGAAGGCGAAGGTGGTGTAGGCCAGGCCCCGCTTCTCGCGTACCTCCTGGAAGAGGCGCGAGGACATTCCCCCGCCCAGGATGGTGGTCAGGACGCTCATCGTCCAGCGCCGCTCGTCGCGCACGGCCAGGCCCTGGCAGGTCAGATAGACATGGGACTGCTCCACGTCTCGCGGCACGGTGACGTCCTGGACGCTCAGCGGGGAGAAGGGCTCGGTCTCAAAGCGCCGTTGACGCGGAGGAGCCGAGGACGAGTCATCCCATCCCGCCGCGGCCAGGTCCGCCGACACGCGCTGACAGACCTCATCATGGTCCACCGCGCCCGCCACCGCCACGACCAGGGCGTCGGAGGTGTAGGTGCGCCGGTAGTGCTCCCACACGGCGTCGCGGGGCACGGCGGTCACGGTCTCGTAGGTGCCGCCGATGGGACGCCCCAGGGGCGTGCCCTCGCCGAAGGCCGCCCGGGCGAAGGCCTCCTGGGCCACATCCGCGGGATCGTCGGCGGCGTCGGCCAGCTCGGAGACGATGACCCCGCGCTCGGTCTCGACCTCGTTGGGATCCAGCAGGGAGGAGGTGACCATGTCGGCCACCACGTCCAGGGCGCCCATGGCGTCGGGCGCCAGGACCCTGGCGTAGTAGGAGGTGTGCTCCTTGGAGGTGGCCGCGTTGGACTCCCCGCCGATCATGTCGAAGGCCTCCGCGATGCCGTGGGCGTCACGCGTGGGAGTGCCCTTGAACAGCAGGTGCTCCAGGAAGTGGGTGGAGCCCTCCTGGCCCGGGGCCTCGTCGCGCGAGCCCACGCCCAGCCACAGGCCGATCGCCGTCGAGCGCAGGCCCGGCACGGACTCGGTGATGACCCGCACCCCGCCGGGCAGGATGGAGCGGCGGGTCAGGGCGCCGTCGTCGATGAGCGAGAGCTCGGCGGCAGGATCGCCTGCGGCGACGCGAGGCAGCTCCACCTCTGCGTAGTCGGTGGAGGAGGCAGCGGCGCCAGCGCGCAGAGGCGCGCCGGGCCCTGGACGGGGGTCGCGTGCTGAGTTGGTCACCGGCAGAGCCTAACGGCTCGGCCCCTGCCAAGGCTCGGGGCCGAGCCTTGGCAGGGGCCGAGCAGAGTCGGACCGGGGATC
This genomic interval carries:
- a CDS encoding alpha/beta fold hydrolase, with amino-acid sequence MTSTSPAARQPHIVLIPGYWLGAWAWNEVIEKLTSAGVLATALTLPGLDPQDPQRTARTLDDQAEAIAEVLDELGGDAVLVAHSGANGPVSLALDRHPELIRRVIWVDSGPMANGGAYAPDLPMAVSELPLPDFDSLGQEASLDGLTDLQLARFRSKAVPEPAGVARRTVELTNAARHDVATTLICCSLPSAQILALAEQGHPMFSAVAQLTHMDMVDLPTGHWPMWSRPQELADAIRTAANSTN
- the dapA gene encoding 4-hydroxy-tetrahydrodipicolinate synthase — encoded protein: MSTAPSRSFGSVGVAMVTPFTPQGELDIPAAQALALSLVEDGADMILLSGTTGEAPTTHLPEKQALIREVKDALAGRAMIVAGAGSNDTAHAVRNGVGSQEAGAQGLLINAPYYNRPSQEGVYQHIMAVVEATDLPVMIYDIPGRTGVRITDETLARLAEHPRVKAVKDATGDVEQGFARMEATGLEFYSGDDGLNFAWLAHGASGVVSVVAHADAHSWRTMIEEVDAGDLPGARAVAQRMRPLVKAMMGGGQGAVMAKEALLLQGRLPHADLRLPLVRAQAEEVAALRKTLEELRLL
- the thiD gene encoding bifunctional hydroxymethylpyrimidine kinase/phosphomethylpyrimidine kinase, encoding MPSSVHAQSVPRVLAVAGTDPTGGAGTSADCKAITAAGGYAMNAVTCLVAQNTTGLRAVHVPPVAFLEGQLRAVSEDVTIDAVKLGMLGTRDIITTVARWLDEQAPAILIIDPVMVSTSGDRLLAPDAEAALRRLCRRRAIVTPNIPELAALTGEPLARSEGEAVEQAMRWSTRTGTQVVVKTGHLDGQDVANILVGPGGVLARSAAPRVRTTATHGTGCSLASALATRLAAGQEPEAALAWVTAWLHEAVAHGEALKVGRGNGPIDHAHRLRRAIDAPSAVEVQA
- a CDS encoding alpha/beta hydrolase; the encoded protein is MTSHTAQSPNASATGADCPARRRGSAALAVTSLVVAAPLAILAVGAIFPRIPVLGVLGSFTIPTVAPWAFVLALVGILLAALALRAGRRRLTRVAAAMSALALLGTGTVFGTHVVLAHRAGVPLGPQMFSMQLASDGHPDESLTYLTDPTGAALRMDVYKPAATAGKGAPVMVYVHGGGWNSGEPDETAATLRWFADQGYLVLAPQYTLASAQFPTWNIAMPQVGCALIWAGEHATSLGGDSSRLAVFGGSAGGNLALTTTYAAAAGTLTPACEGTVPKVSAVAAGVPAVDPAYVYDTRDPLMKGYTQQLVRDFLGGTPDEHPDRLTAVQVRTYLTPKAPPTFFGASVGDHIVPVEGTSRFEQEARDAGVDITAHYIPFSDHLTPVLNHGLTGETLRLQIRDFFREHGV
- a CDS encoding TetR/AcrR family transcriptional regulator; protein product: MTPTMSARERIRWLEQLAIQEAALDLTLTKGYAHFTMDELAKATGMPRRTLFQRVGDKMSAVLGVEETPHIDHLPPMDPALPPLAACTDLAVQLIDRIEVDESVVAIHAKRRQAIAQEPRLAEEMIQRTTRNMAALGEIQRVQRGWSADDPRPQVLARVLGVLVEQAVTNVLAARDQGTALDLGDELRRLADALKSLV
- a CDS encoding helix-turn-helix transcriptional regulator — its product is MRTMCGWRAAGDVEVMWTVWYCSRSTVCHYLWHECDGTRAVRRAEWLHALTESLRRSGDRGRTAEQLASEFEVSVRTIKRDLAALEASGLPLWSRPGPGGGYGLLRRGALPPVTLTDAQALSLLAAVAAAPDAPYSDLAASAVGKIMDVLDPSTRARVDQLASRVWVNPASSSSRVIRSACEQAMTEQRVLRIDYVAAGGASSRRDVEPIVFANTNGTWYLVGWCRLRDAVRWFSVSRIRRASVTRQPCAGHTVAQIGTPPPTATSVGIDRS
- a CDS encoding alpha/beta hydrolase, which codes for MASTDPAHHTPKTARPRRKRRIVLSIIAALVTIPVLFTGISTFHTQWMIGLFQSAFGVVADSTMAPRDPQLEGVQPGGQYRVSNIQYGTEYPNSYFDIVYPDANRAKERPTLVYVHGGGFFFGTKQSGDPLSGAKSNAIFQALTDKGWNIVTMDYALVPGHHYPTPLRQMDQFLAFLTAHADEYGLQMDNVDFFGQSAGAIMISQYFTAATSSEFAKLADVHPTFDVTRVDTLAIDDGPLIYSDMNLYTKFMVGNYIGGTTYLSVEQQKSYNPIPYVNERFPRSFVIGSDSYGDDMVTLTDQLTAHGVANKLVWPRLEDGTKTGHTFVTQMDKLPVAKRTFDQMVDYLDH
- the dapB gene encoding 4-hydroxy-tetrahydrodipicolinate reductase — protein: MTIRVAVVGAAGRMGSTVCQAVEDAEGLELVARLDVGDALDAEHLGGAQVAVDFTVPDVTEANVHALIDAGLDVVVGTTGWTSESYDRIREHLERPEASGRSVLIAPNFALSAVLAMGFAAKAARYFESAEVIELHHPGKVDAPSGTAVATATAMAAAREQAGLGPSPDATEQDPHGARGAVIEGIHVHAVRLRGLTAHEEIVLGNPGEQLTIRTDSFDRASFMPGVVLAVREVGSRQGLTIGLEALLDL
- a CDS encoding M16 family metallopeptidase; translation: MRAGAAASSTDYAEVELPRVAAGDPAAELSLIDDGALTRRSILPGGVRVITESVPGLRSTAIGLWLGVGSRDEAPGQEGSTHFLEHLLFKGTPTRDAHGIAEAFDMIGGESNAATSKEHTSYYARVLAPDAMGALDVVADMVTSSLLDPNEVETERGVIVSELADAADDPADVAQEAFARAAFGEGTPLGRPIGGTYETVTAVPRDAVWEHYRRTYTSDALVVAVAGAVDHDEVCQRVSADLAAAGWDDSSSAPPRQRRFETEPFSPLSVQDVTVPRDVEQSHVYLTCQGLAVRDERRWTMSVLTTILGGGMSSRLFQEVREKRGLAYTTFAFDTSYAGAGAFGLYAGCAPHHVEEVCAVMIGEFEKLAEHGPSEHEMARARGQIRGSLVLGGEDSLARMGRLGRAEVTTGRLRSMGENLRLLQEVTAEDVRALASWLVSQERARVLVGPEDD
- a CDS encoding GNAT family N-acetyltransferase; this encodes MTSRSESWEQEPSVFTASPIAGLDARAGGLDARAGGLDERVGASGGPGREDAQAGFVRPARAEDLPAMGRVHAATMLASLEAAHDSAHGAALPQGVRDMIAAPVITAGWQEAVTAPPSPAHHVLVSTQGDEVVGLLGLAPTRARSEAEEAEGAEGADAALAAEVTALGVDPAHQARGHGSRLLAAAVDLARQDGAQALVVWAVRGDESLTSLLRAVGMAPTGARRDLPVGQGITEECWAAAI